The genomic window AGGGTGGTCAGCCCCTTTTCCAGCTTTTCTCCGGGCGGCTCGATGAGTCCGTTCATGCGGGTGGAGACGTCGATGCCGCGTCCGATCTTCAGGGTGCGCACCGCGTCGTAGAGCTGGGTGCGCAGCCTCTTCGATTTACCGGCCGGGCCGACGAAGATGACCAGGGAAGAGGCGGAGCACTTCTGGCCGGCGTGCCCGAAGGCGGAGTCGACCAAGTCATCGATCGCCAGATCCGGATCGCAGGAGGCGGTGATGATCAAGGCGTTCTTACCCGACGTCTCCGCAGAGATCGACATCTGCGGGTCCCAGGAGCGGAACAGCTGGGCGGTTTCCGAGGCGCCGGTGAGGATGACGTGATCGACCTGGGGGTGCGAAATCAGTCGCTTGCCCGCGTCGCCCTCGTCCGCGCGGATCAACTGCACCAGGTCCGGGTTCTCCCCGGCGGCGGCCAGCCCGTCGCGGATGGCGTCGACGGCGACCTCGGCGCAGCGCACCACCTGGGGGGCGGGCTTGATGATCACGGCGCTGCCGGCGGCCAACGAGGCCAACACGCCACCGACCGGGATGGCGACGGGGAAGTTCCACGGCGGGGTCACCACGACCAGACCATCTGGCACGAAAGTGGAGTAACCGGTGCCCAGGGCGCGTGCGGATTCGGCGTAGTAGGTGGCGAAATCCACGGCCTCGGACACTTCGACGTCGGCCTGGCCGATGGCCTTGTCCGCCTCCCACGCCATCGCGGAGACCAGTTCCTGTCGCCGATTCGCCAGCGACTCGGCGATGACGTCCAGGACGTCCGCCCGGCCTTCGCCGGCGGTGGCGCCCCAGGCGACGGCCAGATCACGGGCCTTTTCGACGCTTGCGTCCACCTTCTTCGGGTCGGAGACCTCCGGGGCCGACACGGGGCCGGGATCCGTGCTCAGTGCTTCCACACCCCACCGGCGGTTGGCCACCAGGGCGGGGTCGGTGTCCGGTTCGTTGCGGAACCGGCCGGGGCGGGTGCCTGACCCGAGTCCCGAATCGACCTCCCGGTTCTGCTGGCGCTGCGGCTCCGCGGAGACTTCCTTGCGGTCGGCGACCGCCTTGCGGAAGCGCTCTTCCTGGTCATCCATCGCCTGCTCACCGGCGTCGCCGACGGTGAACAGCGCGTGCAGGAAGTTTTCGTCCGCGCTGTTTTCCTCCAGGCGGCGCACCAGGTAGCTGACGGCGACGTCGAAATCGCTGGCGGCCACGACGGGGGTGTAGAGGATCAGGTTAGGGAAGGAGTCCTTGACCGCCCGCGCCTGCGCGGGGGCCATGCCCTGCAGCATTTCGGCGTCGACGAGCTCCATGACCCCGCGACGCTCCGCGATTTCCTTGGTGGCGGCCAAGGAATAGAGGTTGTGGCTGGCGACGCCGATGCGTACCGCGCCCAGATTCTCCGGGACCAGGACATGGTCGAGCAGCCGCAGATAATTGGCGTCGACCTCGGATTTCGTGTCATAAGGCGCCTGTTTCCACCCGTGGACCTCGGCCTCGGCCTTTTCCATGGACAAGTTTGCGCCCTTGACCAGGCGAATCTTGATCGGGGCCCCACCCGCGGCGACGCGGGCGCGGCCGAACTCCACCAGCTCCTGCAGGGCATCGAAAGAGTCCGGCAAATAGGCCTGGAGAACGATGCCGGCCTCATAGTCGCGGAACTCCTCTTCGTCGAGCAGCTCAGTGAACAGCCGGATGGTCATCCGCAGGTCCTTGTATTCCTCCATGTCGAGGTTGATGAACACCCGTGGGCTCTGCTCGATGGCGGCCCGGTAGAGGGGACGCAGCTGCTCTTTCAGCCGCTCCACGTTGCCGTCGACGTCCCAGTGGTTGAGCTGGGCACACAGGGACGTCGCCTTGACGGAGACATAAGTGACGCGGGGATTTTCGATGAGCTCGAGCGTGCGTCGGGCGCGGTCCGCGGCCTCGTCATCGCCCAGGACCGCTTCGCCCAGGAGGTTCAGGTTGAGTTCCTGTCCCTTCTCCGCGGCGTCATCCAGCAGAGAATCCAACGTGGATCCTTCAGAATCGAGCACCAGGTGACCGACGAGCTGACGCATGCGCTTGCGGGCGGCGGGCATGACGACCTGCGGGATCGCCCCGGCCAGCTTGGTGCCCGCGTTGAGCAGAAGGCGGTCGACTCCGCTGAGGAAGCCCGGGGCCTCGGGAATCTTGCGCAGCGCCTGCGCCGCGGTGTGGTCGTCCTCCGGGCGGGCGACGCGGTCCACGAAATCCATCGTGAAATCGACGCCGGCGGGATCCTGCATCAGTTGTCCCAGCATCTGCGCGGCCTCGTCCTGCTCGCCTTCGGTGGCGGCGAGCCATGCACGTGCCTGCTTCACAACCGTGTCAACGGAATCGTCCAGCGTGGTGTCTGGGGTGGGGGTTGTCATGGCGTCCGCCTCCTCGGTGTCGTGGGGGCGGGGCCACGCCCGCGCCCCCAAGTTGTGGCACGTTCAATTACTGTCGCCAGTGTATGGAAACTGACGGGGTCCTGTCCGACCTTTCCGGATCTGGTACACCTGGCAGGGGGAGTGCGCTGATAACCTGACGCGTATGAGCCTCGATTTTTCCCAGCCGTTCACGGAACGGACGCCGCGGGTGGTCAACGCCGCAAAACTGCTGCGTTCCGCCGGGCGGCGAAAAGCGGAACGTTTTCTCGTGGAGGGGGAGAACGCCGTAGATGCGGCGGTGTCCACCGGGTCGGCCACCGACCTGTTCGTGACGGAGCGGGCCGCGGAGCGATTCTCCGACATCGTCACCGCCGCCGGATACATGAACGTCTACACCCACGCCATCGACGAGAAAGCCGCCCGCGCACTGACCGACACGGTGACCACCACCGGACTGTTCGCGGTGTGTACGCCGGTGCTGTGGAGCGTCGGTAAGGCGTTGGGCAAGACCCCGAAACTGGTGACCGTCCCGGTGCAGACCTCCGAGCCGGGCAACGCCGGCACCCTGATGCGCGTCTCCGACGCGATGGGCGCCGACGCCGTGCTCTTTGCCGGGGAGACCGTCGACCCGCAGTCCGGCAAAGCCGCCCGCGCCTCGGCCGGCTCGCTGTTCCACGTCCCGGTCGCCCGACATGCCGACGTCAACGACGTCCTCGGCCAGGTCCGCGCCAAGGGCTTGACCATCCTGGCCACCGCCGCGGACGGAGAAGTCGACCTCGAAGACGCCGATGACCTGCTGGCGCGCCCCACCGCCTGGCTCTTCGGCAATGAAGCCCACGGCCTCGGCGAAGACGTGCTGGCGAAGGCGGACCACCGCGTGCGCGTGCCCATCCGCGGCCGTGCGGAATCCCTTAATTTGGCCACCGCCGCCGCCATCTGCCTCTACGAATCTGCCCGGGGCCAGGCCCGGGCGAAAGGAGAATAAATTAGGGTGGAAGAAACCCGCGCGCAAAAATCCAAGATCCTGGCCATCATCCTCGCCCTGCTGCTCGGCGGGCTCGGCGTCCATAACTTCTACATGGGGCACAACACCCTGGGCCTGGCCAAGATCGCGCTCAACGCTTTCGGCATCGCCATGAGCCTGCTCGCCGTCGGGCAGGCCCTGCTCTTCCTTGCCGGCTTGTGGGTGATCCTCGAGGCGATCATGATCGCGTTCGGGGTCGGCAACATGAAAACGGACCGGCACGACATCCCGTTGAAGTGGTGAGCCCGTTTCCGCTGGTCGACATGCGGGCTCCCGCCCGCTAAGCTCAACGCCAGATATGGTCGGCGCCGCGTGTGACTGCGTGTGACGCTGCGACGCCTTGTTCCGGCCATGCACACGATGAGAAAGGCCCAGCCCGTGTCCAACCCGTTCGCACAACCGGATCCCCACCAGGGCGACCCGAACAACAGCTTCGGCTACCCCGGCCATTCCCAGTCGCCCCAGCCGCACAGCGGTTTCGGCTACGGCCAGCAGCCCAATGCGCAGCCGCCGGCGAACTACCACCCCAACCAGTACGGTGTAACCCCGCAGTACGGTGCCGCGCCGCAGTATGGATCGGCCCCACACCACGGCGTGCAATCGAAGCCGAAGTCCCGCATCGTCGCGTTGCTGCTGTGTTTCTTCCTGGGTTCCCTCGGCGTCCACAACTTCTACTACGGGCAGACCAAGGCCGGGATCAACAAGTTGATCCTGCTGGGGGTAGGCACTCTCCTCACTATTATCTTTATCGGCGTCTTCCTGCTGGTAGCCTTATCTATTTGGGTCTTGATCGATTTTATCCTCATCATAGCGGGCGGAGGATACATGGCCACCGACTCCGACGGCGTGCCCACCACGTGGTAGCGCCCGCCTGACCCTACTTTTCACCCGCACCGTCGTGTGCGGGTGTTATTTTTTGCCCAGACAGGCCCATGTCTGTGTTTCGACGGACTCATCCATGGTGGCTCCGACGCTCGCCGGTATGCTGGATCGAGTCCGAACCAAGCGCGATTACGAAGGGTCGAAGAACGCAACGTGTCTGATCAGCCCGACATTGAATTGACCGAGGCGTCGCTGAACGCCGCAGCAGAGCAGGCCGTCGCTGCCTTTGACGCAGCCCCCAGCCTGGCGGAGCTCCAGGAGGCACGCCGGGAGCACCTGGGGGACAGCGCATTCATTCCGCGCGCCCGCCAGGCCATCGGCACGTTGCCGAAAACGGAGCGCAAGGACGCGGGCAAGATGGTGAACATCGCCCGCGGCTCCGTCGAAAAACACTTCGCCGAAGTGCACGACCGCATCGAGGCCAAGGAAAAGGCCGAGCAGCTGGCCGCCGAAACCGTCGACGTGACGGTGCCGACCACCCGCCGGCAGACGGGCGCCATGCACCCGATCACCACGCTCAAGGAGCAGGTGTCCGACATCTTCGTCGGCATGGGATGGGAAATCGCCGAAGGCCCCGAGGTCGAGGCGGAGTACTTCAACTTCGACGCCCTCAACTTCAAACCGGACCACCCGGCGCGCACCCTGCAGGACACCTTCCACATCGGCGCCGAAGGTTCCCATCAGCTCCTGCGCACCCACACTTCCCCGGTGCAGGTCCGCACGATGCTCGAGCGCGACGTGCCCGTCTACATCGCCTGCCCGGGCCGGGTGTTCCGCACCGACGAACTCGACGCCACGCACACCCCGGTCTTCCACCAGATCGAGGGGCTGGCGGTGGACAAGGGCCTGACGATGGCGCACCTGCGGGGCACTTTGGATCACCTGGCCAAGGTGCTTTTCGGGCCGGAGACCAAGACGCGCATGCGCACCAACTACTTCCCGTTCACGGAGCCTTCCGCCGAGGTCGACGTCTGGTTCGCCAACAAGAAGGGCGGCGCCGGCTGGATTGAGTGGGGTGGCTGCGGCATGGTCAACCCGAACGTGTTGCGCGCCGTCGGCGTGGATCCGGAGGAATACACCGGGTTTGCCTTCGGCATGGGGCTGGAGCGCACCCTGCAGTTCCGCAACGGCTTGAGCGACATGCGCGACATGGTCGAAGGCGACGTCCGTTTCACCCTGCCGTTCGGCGTGCAGGCTTAACCCCGGTAACCAGGAAGGAATAAATAGATGTTCATCGCCCAGAACTGGCTGACCGGCCTGTTGCGCGCCATGGCGCCGGCCCAGGAGAACTGGTCCGTCACCCCGGAGGAGCTCGACGCCGGATTTGTCCGCGTCGGCTTTGAGACGGAAGGCTACGCGCGGATCGAGGAGACCCGCGGCGCCCTGGTGCTCGGCCGGGTCACCGACATCGAGGAACTGACGGAGTTCAAGAAGCCGATCCGTTATTGCCAGGTCGACGTCGGCCAGGCCAACGGCACCGGTGAGCCGCAGGGCATCATCTGCGGCGCCCGTAACTTCGTCGAAGGCGACCTCGTGGTCGTCGCGCTGCCGGGTACGGAGCTGCCGGGCGGCTTCGAGATCTCCGCCCGGGAAACCTACGGCCGCATCTCCAACGGCATGATCTGTTCCGCCGCCGAACTCGGTCTGACGGACAAGCAGAACCCCGGGATCATCACCTTGGCCGAGGATTACGGCGTCCCCGGCGACGACGCGAAGTCCCTGTTGCAGCTGGAGGACACGGCCTTCGAGGTCAACGTCACTCCGGATCGCGGTTACGCTCTGTCCGCCCGCGGGTTGAGCCGTGAGCTGGCCAGTGCCTTTGGCTTGACCTACACCGATCTCGCCGCCGAGCCGTCCGTGGCCGGGCTGGATCTGTCTACGGTGCCGGCCGTCGACGGCGAGCTCATCGATGTCGACGTGCGCCCCGAGACCAAGGCCCTGCGTTTCGGGCTGCGCCAGGTCTCCGGCATCGACCCGGCTGCGGAGTCCCCGTTCTGGTTGCAGCGTGAGTTGATGCTTTCCGGTCAGCGCCCCGTCAACGCGGCCACCGACGTCACCAACTACGTCATGCTGCTGCTCGGCCAGCCGATGCACGCCTTCGACGCCGGTCAGATCACCGGTGGCCTGACGGTGCGCAACGCCGAGGCGGGGGAGAAGTTCGAGACCCTCGACCACGTCACGCGTGAACTGCACGCCGAGGACGTGGTCATCTGTGACGAGACGGGCATCCAGTCCATGGCCGGGGTCATGGGCGGCACCCGCTCCGAAATCTCGGAGACCACCACCGACGTCTACTTCGAGGCGGCGACGTGGGATCCGATCACGGTGGCGCGCACCTCGCGCCGCCACAAGCTCACCTCCGAGTCCTCTCGCCGCTTCGAGCGCGGCGTGGATCCGGCGGTCGTCGAGGCGGCCCTGGATTACGCCTGCGCGCTGCTCGTCGACATCGCCGGTGGCGCCGTCGAGACTGGCCGCACCCTGGTCGGCGAGTTTTCCCTGGCCGACCCGATCGACCTGCGGGTCAGCCACCCGAGTGAACTGATCGGCGTCGACTACTCCCGCGAGACCGTCGTGTCCCGACTGGAGGAGGTCGGTTGCCGCGTGGTCGATCGGGGCGAGATCCTGGCGGTGACCCCGCCGACCTGGCGCACGGATTTCTCCATGGCCGAGGATCTCATCGAGGAGATCGTCCGCCTCGAGGGCCTCGACGACATCCCCCTGGTTCTGCCGACCCCGGTCGGCGGCCGTGGGCTCAGCCCCGTGCAGAAGCGCAACCGCGCCGTCGGGCATGCGTTGGCGTATCAGGGCTACGCCGAGATCCTGCCGTCCCCGTTCATGGCCAACGACGTCTTCGACGCCTGGGGACTGGCGGAGGACGACCCCCGCCGCCAGGTGGTGCGGGTCCAGAATCCGCTGGACAGCGATTATGCGGTGCTGGGCACGACGTTGTTGCCGAGCATGCTCGAGGCCGTCTCCCGCAACGTCGCCCGCGGCCGGAAGGACCTGACCCTGTTCAGTCTGCAACAGGTGGCCTTCCAGCGGGCGGAAAAGACCCCGATGCCCGACGTCTCCCGCCGCCCGGACGAAGACACCGTGCGGGAACTGCTGGAGACTCTGCCGCGGCAGCCGCTGCACGCCGCCACCGTCGGCGTCGGCGAAATCGATTACACCGGGCCGTGGGGCAAGGGCCGCGCCTACGGTTGGGCGGACGCCGTGGAGTCGGCTCGCCTCGTCGCCCGCGCCGCCGGGGTCGAGCTCGAGGTGGAGAACGCGGACGTCTTGCCGTGGCACCCGGGCCGGTGTGCCGCGCTGAAGGTGGGTGGTGAGGTCGTCGGCTATGCCGGTGAGCTGCACCCGCAGATTCTGGAGGCGCTCGGGCTTCCGGAGCGCACCTGCGCCATGGAGATCGACGTCGACGCCCTCCCGGCCACCGAGCTCCTGCCTGCGCCGGTGCTCTCCGCCTACCCGGCGCTGCACCAGGACATCGCCCTGGTCGTCGACGAGTCCGTCCCGGCGGCGGACGTCCGCGCCGCCATCGAGGAAGGCGCCGGCGATCTGCTCGAGGCCGTCGAGCTTTTCGACGTCTTCCGCGGCGATCAGCTGGGTGACGGCAAGAAGTCGCTGGCGTTCCAGCTGCTGTTTAGGGCGGCTGACCGTACGCTGACCGACGAGGAGGCCAACGAACGTCGTCTGGCCGCAGCAGAGGCGGCGAAGGAGAAGCTGGGCGCCCAGATGCGCGCATAGTGGGTGGGACACGTTCGTGCTGAACGTGTCGCCGCCTTCCCGTGCCGCCGTACCCGTGAGTCGGGTACGGCGGTTTTCGTCTCTGGCCGGCGGCTGCGGACGGGGCCGTCGTTGTGGCAGAATCGGGACAACTGCGCCCGAATGTATAATTTGCAGCCAAGCGCATAAACGCTATACTGGCGGACATGACGATCAAGGTAGCTGTAGCTGGTGCCACGGGATATGCGGGTGGAGAAATTCTGCGCCTGCTCCTCAGCCACCCGAAATATCTCTCCGGCGAGCTCGAAATCGGCGCTCTGACCGGACATTCCAACGCAGGACAGCGCGTCAGCGAGCTCATGGGCCACCTGCCGCAGCTGGCGGATCGCCTCATCGAGGACACCACCGTCGAGGTCCTGTCTGGACACGACGTCGTGTTTCTGGGATTGCCGCACGGACACTCCGCCGAGATCGGCCAGCAGCTGTCCGAGGAGACCCTCGTCATCGACTGCGCGGCCGACTTCCGACTCACCGACTCCGCCGCCTGGGAGAAGTACTACGGCGGCGACTACGCCGGCTTCTGGCCTTACGGCATCCCGGAGATGCCGGGGCACCGGGAGGAGATCGCCGGGGCCCGGCGCATCGCCGTCCCGGGCTGCTTCCCCACGGGATCCACCCTGGCTTTGCTGCCCGCCGTCGCGGGCGGGCTCATCGTCCCGGACATTTCGATCACCGCCATCACGGGCGTCTCCGGCGCCGGCAAAAAGGGCTCCGTGGCCCTGCTCGGCGCGGAAACGATGGGCTCGCTCAAGGCCTACAACACCGCCGGAAAGCACCGCCACACCCCGGAAATGGCACAGAACCTGTCCAAGTACACCGATGCCGACGTCAACGTCAGCTTCACGCCGGTGCTGGCTCCGTTGCCGCGCGGCATCCTCACCACCGCCATCGCGCCCCTGGTGGACGGCGTCACCCAGGACATCGCCACCAAGACCTACCGGGCCTTCTATGAAAACGAGCCTTTCGTGCACCTGCTGCCGGAAGGCCAGCAACCGCAGACGCAGCACATCGTCGGCTCGAACATGTGCCACGTGCAGGTCGAGGTCGACGAGCAGTCGGGCAAACTGCTGCTGACCTCCGCCCTCGACAACCTGACCAAGGGCACCGGCGGCGCCGCCGTGCAGTGCATGAACATCGCCCTCGATTACCCCGAAACCGACGGACTGCCGCTGGCCGCGGTCGCTCCCTAACCGTCTGGAGACCACCACCATGAGTACAGGCATCACCGCCCCGGCCGGCTTCACCGCCGCCGCCACCGCCGCGCAGATCAAGCACTCCGGCAAGCTCGACATGGCGCTCGTCGTCAATGACGGCCCCGAGCACAACGCCGCCGCCGTCTTCACCCGCAACCGGGTCGTCGCCTCACCGATCAAGGCCACCCGCGCCGCGGTGGCCGACGGCACGGTCAAGGCGGTGTTGTACAACGCCGGCAACGCCAACGCCTGCAACGGCGTCCAGGGAGACAAGGACGCCGCCGCTTCCGTCCAGCGCACCGCCGAGGCCCTGGGGGTGCTGTCGGAAGACGTCGCGGTCTGCTCCACCGGACTCATCGGCGAACTCCTGCCCATGGACAAGATCACCGCCGGCGTCGACGCGTTGGCGAGCTCCCTCGGCGACCACGGCAGCGCCGCCGCCGAAGCGATCATGACCACCGACCTGGTGGCCAAAGAAACCCTCATTGAGGCGGACGGCTGGTCCGTCGGCGGCATGGGCAAGGGCGTGGGCATGATGGCCCCGTCACTGGCGACGATGTTGGTCTGCCTGACCACCGACGCCTCCGCCACCCCTGAGATGCTCGACGAGGCGCTGCACAAGGCGGTCGCCCCGACCTTCAACACCCTCGACATCGACGGTTCCACCTCCACCAACGACACGGTGCTCCTGCTCGCCTCCGGCGCCTCCGGCGTCACACCGCGCCAGGCCGAGCTCGACGCCGCCGTCTTGGCCGCCTGCGCGAACCTCGCGGACCAGATGCAGGCCGACGCCGAAGGCGTGACCAAGCGAGTCAAGGTCACCGTCACCGGCACCGGCGACGACGCCCAGGCGCTCAACGCCGCCCGGACCGTCGGCCGCGACAACCTGTTCAAGACCGCGATGTTCGGCTCCGACCCGAACTGGGGCCGGGTGCTGGCCGCCGTGGGCATGGCCGAAGCGGACATGGACCCGGAACGCATCAGCGTGCACTTCAACGGCCAGCCCGTCTGCGTCGACTCGAC from Corynebacterium maris DSM 45190 includes these protein-coding regions:
- the argJ gene encoding bifunctional glutamate N-acetyltransferase/amino-acid acetyltransferase ArgJ; amino-acid sequence: MSTGITAPAGFTAAATAAQIKHSGKLDMALVVNDGPEHNAAAVFTRNRVVASPIKATRAAVADGTVKAVLYNAGNANACNGVQGDKDAAASVQRTAEALGVLSEDVAVCSTGLIGELLPMDKITAGVDALASSLGDHGSAAAEAIMTTDLVAKETLIEADGWSVGGMGKGVGMMAPSLATMLVCLTTDASATPEMLDEALHKAVAPTFNTLDIDGSTSTNDTVLLLASGASGVTPRQAELDAAVLAACANLADQMQADAEGVTKRVKVTVTGTGDDAQALNAARTVGRDNLFKTAMFGSDPNWGRVLAAVGMAEADMDPERISVHFNGQPVCVDSTGAPGARDVDLSGADVEVLIDLGAGGEGTATVRTTDLSHDYVEINSAYST
- the pheS gene encoding phenylalanine--tRNA ligase subunit alpha; this encodes MSDQPDIELTEASLNAAAEQAVAAFDAAPSLAELQEARREHLGDSAFIPRARQAIGTLPKTERKDAGKMVNIARGSVEKHFAEVHDRIEAKEKAEQLAAETVDVTVPTTRRQTGAMHPITTLKEQVSDIFVGMGWEIAEGPEVEAEYFNFDALNFKPDHPARTLQDTFHIGAEGSHQLLRTHTSPVQVRTMLERDVPVYIACPGRVFRTDELDATHTPVFHQIEGLAVDKGLTMAHLRGTLDHLAKVLFGPETKTRMRTNYFPFTEPSAEVDVWFANKKGGAGWIEWGGCGMVNPNVLRAVGVDPEEYTGFAFGMGLERTLQFRNGLSDMRDMVEGDVRFTLPFGVQA
- a CDS encoding TrmH family RNA methyltransferase, encoding MSLDFSQPFTERTPRVVNAAKLLRSAGRRKAERFLVEGENAVDAAVSTGSATDLFVTERAAERFSDIVTAAGYMNVYTHAIDEKAARALTDTVTTTGLFAVCTPVLWSVGKALGKTPKLVTVPVQTSEPGNAGTLMRVSDAMGADAVLFAGETVDPQSGKAARASAGSLFHVPVARHADVNDVLGQVRAKGLTILATAADGEVDLEDADDLLARPTAWLFGNEAHGLGEDVLAKADHRVRVPIRGRAESLNLATAAAICLYESARGQARAKGE
- a CDS encoding bifunctional proline dehydrogenase/L-glutamate gamma-semialdehyde dehydrogenase, producing the protein MTTPTPDTTLDDSVDTVVKQARAWLAATEGEQDEAAQMLGQLMQDPAGVDFTMDFVDRVARPEDDHTAAQALRKIPEAPGFLSGVDRLLLNAGTKLAGAIPQVVMPAARKRMRQLVGHLVLDSEGSTLDSLLDDAAEKGQELNLNLLGEAVLGDDEAADRARRTLELIENPRVTYVSVKATSLCAQLNHWDVDGNVERLKEQLRPLYRAAIEQSPRVFINLDMEEYKDLRMTIRLFTELLDEEEFRDYEAGIVLQAYLPDSFDALQELVEFGRARVAAGGAPIKIRLVKGANLSMEKAEAEVHGWKQAPYDTKSEVDANYLRLLDHVLVPENLGAVRIGVASHNLYSLAATKEIAERRGVMELVDAEMLQGMAPAQARAVKDSFPNLILYTPVVAASDFDVAVSYLVRRLEENSADENFLHALFTVGDAGEQAMDDQEERFRKAVADRKEVSAEPQRQQNREVDSGLGSGTRPGRFRNEPDTDPALVANRRWGVEALSTDPGPVSAPEVSDPKKVDASVEKARDLAVAWGATAGEGRADVLDVIAESLANRRQELVSAMAWEADKAIGQADVEVSEAVDFATYYAESARALGTGYSTFVPDGLVVVTPPWNFPVAIPVGGVLASLAAGSAVIIKPAPQVVRCAEVAVDAIRDGLAAAGENPDLVQLIRADEGDAGKRLISHPQVDHVILTGASETAQLFRSWDPQMSISAETSGKNALIITASCDPDLAIDDLVDSAFGHAGQKCSASSLVIFVGPAGKSKRLRTQLYDAVRTLKIGRGIDVSTRMNGLIEPPGEKLEKGLTTLEPGEEWLIEPKQLDEDGTLWSPGVRDNVQPGSWYHKTECFGPVLGIMYADTLEEAVEWQNQTGFGLTGGIHTLDTDEIAYWRKHVEVGNAYINRGITGAIVQRQSFGGWKNSAIGPGAKAGGPNYVGTFGTWVDNDALASPEVSVQPRINRMLESWTGELDEGDREWLWRAAELDQHAWDTEFGREHDRTGLRYETNIFRYLPLLEPLLVRIGTGAARRDVYRLLLAAARTGSPVRFTARPEVAGDFPFAENMTDEDFARLVTERNNARVRTVGAVDDALYEAAVESDSVVMDSPVLADGRRELLPWLLEQTVSTTTHRFGIIREPMTRF
- the argC gene encoding N-acetyl-gamma-glutamyl-phosphate reductase, producing MTIKVAVAGATGYAGGEILRLLLSHPKYLSGELEIGALTGHSNAGQRVSELMGHLPQLADRLIEDTTVEVLSGHDVVFLGLPHGHSAEIGQQLSEETLVIDCAADFRLTDSAAWEKYYGGDYAGFWPYGIPEMPGHREEIAGARRIAVPGCFPTGSTLALLPAVAGGLIVPDISITAITGVSGAGKKGSVALLGAETMGSLKAYNTAGKHRHTPEMAQNLSKYTDADVNVSFTPVLAPLPRGILTTAIAPLVDGVTQDIATKTYRAFYENEPFVHLLPEGQQPQTQHIVGSNMCHVQVEVDEQSGKLLLTSALDNLTKGTGGAAVQCMNIALDYPETDGLPLAAVAP
- the pheT gene encoding phenylalanine--tRNA ligase subunit beta; its protein translation is MFIAQNWLTGLLRAMAPAQENWSVTPEELDAGFVRVGFETEGYARIEETRGALVLGRVTDIEELTEFKKPIRYCQVDVGQANGTGEPQGIICGARNFVEGDLVVVALPGTELPGGFEISARETYGRISNGMICSAAELGLTDKQNPGIITLAEDYGVPGDDAKSLLQLEDTAFEVNVTPDRGYALSARGLSRELASAFGLTYTDLAAEPSVAGLDLSTVPAVDGELIDVDVRPETKALRFGLRQVSGIDPAAESPFWLQRELMLSGQRPVNAATDVTNYVMLLLGQPMHAFDAGQITGGLTVRNAEAGEKFETLDHVTRELHAEDVVICDETGIQSMAGVMGGTRSEISETTTDVYFEAATWDPITVARTSRRHKLTSESSRRFERGVDPAVVEAALDYACALLVDIAGGAVETGRTLVGEFSLADPIDLRVSHPSELIGVDYSRETVVSRLEEVGCRVVDRGEILAVTPPTWRTDFSMAEDLIEEIVRLEGLDDIPLVLPTPVGGRGLSPVQKRNRAVGHALAYQGYAEILPSPFMANDVFDAWGLAEDDPRRQVVRVQNPLDSDYAVLGTTLLPSMLEAVSRNVARGRKDLTLFSLQQVAFQRAEKTPMPDVSRRPDEDTVRELLETLPRQPLHAATVGVGEIDYTGPWGKGRAYGWADAVESARLVARAAGVELEVENADVLPWHPGRCAALKVGGEVVGYAGELHPQILEALGLPERTCAMEIDVDALPATELLPAPVLSAYPALHQDIALVVDESVPAADVRAAIEEGAGDLLEAVELFDVFRGDQLGDGKKSLAFQLLFRAADRTLTDEEANERRLAAAEAAKEKLGAQMRA
- a CDS encoding TM2 domain-containing protein, which encodes MSNPFAQPDPHQGDPNNSFGYPGHSQSPQPHSGFGYGQQPNAQPPANYHPNQYGVTPQYGAAPQYGSAPHHGVQSKPKSRIVALLLCFFLGSLGVHNFYYGQTKAGINKLILLGVGTLLTIIFIGVFLLVALSIWVLIDFILIIAGGGYMATDSDGVPTTW
- a CDS encoding NINE protein; protein product: MEETRAQKSKILAIILALLLGGLGVHNFYMGHNTLGLAKIALNAFGIAMSLLAVGQALLFLAGLWVILEAIMIAFGVGNMKTDRHDIPLKW